The DNA region gttgggaagagactctggtcggtggttcaagccccaatgaccaatCGTCTCGCAAACGAAGCAATGCAAGCGCAAgtgcagttgctggaattttctggcaGCAACTTGGTGCTTCaattcggaggctcgtttgagttcttggttggcttttagcctatggccttggactggacagtgcctcatcgagtcaggaaggtcatgtttttggtcgttcgtgattcggatcattttttaagtcgtacgagaaattacggtgcgatgtgccaaattgactttcgaaagagcgtttcatgttttggcctccattcactaaaatttcggcccttatcatttttggagcattatttcatcattttaagtgtattttaatcatgactaaatgatggttcggtgttggttcgggtcggcacggagtcatgattaaatacggagtcgttgggcgtaattgtatCGTTTtttgattcaattacaaagttttgtcaagaaaatcatttgcatatttttcatgttagatttaagtcgcagcgagcctgggaacgatccaatccatgtggtaaaataatacaggatatttcattatgccatttaattatattacgtgcatagaaaatattcatttttgagatttatgcaatattgcttgtggccatttcactatcatggaagcattgtattatccggtcgccagttaccggtcagttcagttcagtttcacccagtatactgtggcattagtctgatcagacaaacattactaaacccggtcgccagttaccagtccggtcgccagttaccggtcagttcagttcagtgcaggggccacttgcgtagaccataatctcaacagaaaattattacatgctatttcagtacagggctccaaggagcaaacattttcactatgattttcagttcagttatgcacgtattataattgctcatgacaagttattttcacattatgcctcatgacatgatatttttatcccatgcaacttttactatattatttactcgttatttacgatatatgcatgctgagtctttaggctcactagacttgattgttgtatagacttgattgttgtaggtactgatgatgtcggggccgagggcggggaccagtgagctagcttgggtcggcagtagtggcacccgaggacctcatttacagcacttgccatttttttatgctcaaacattttatcagttattggatactttaacttgttattttggcgagtaataatttcttccgctgctattttgaacatttaaacttgatttatcagttgattttgtgaatgaggcaattttgattattttaaaaaaaaaaattaatttttccgcaaattttcaaacacgaattttcgggccattatataTTTCACCCAAGTTCCAAATGTAGCAAAAAAAGTATTACATTCTCTGATTGATAGAGAAATTTAAGATGCAAGCCATGGCGGTAAATGATACCCCACATAAGATTACATGGTCCATACCTACCCCCAGGAGACACAAACTTAGACTTTTTGCCCAATATAAATAATACTTCAGTATAGAGCTTAGACTGCAGCCCATGAAAATGATTTCCCCATTAAACTCCAGTGAGGTGCAAGTTTAGCTATGCTTTTAGCAATCATTGGCAACTTTCTATGGTATCCAGACAACGTAGTTTAGTGTCTCCACACTTAATACAGTAAAAGGTTCTTCTTAAAAATTGAAAAGAAAAGGGTGTTTGCGCAAGTTCCCCTCGTCACGTAGTCTCCCACTAATTTCATTAACTTTAATATCACCAACAATCTTTGTTGTCAAGATTACATGTCTCTCAAAGTTTACCAAATGTCACCTCAAAATTTACTGAACATGCATACACTGTATAAATTGATTAAAAACTAATTGCATCGAACTGAGAAATCAGACAACTAAAAATTAATATCCAGCTCAAATCAAATTGATATTACCTGACTCAAAATGGGTATAGCTGGTCCAGGAAGATTGGCTGTTAAAGATACACGACATTCATTACGGAGGCTGATGTCAAAGAAAACTGCTAAAAATTGTAGTGTTTTGTACCTGCAGAATACATTCCAGAAACAACTCCAAGAGCTTCTAGGAAACCAATGATCATAAAACGTGATTTTGGGAAAGCGAGCATCTCATCAGTAACGATGCCAGCTTCATACCTCATGTATAGCACAGTAAAATATATAACCACATACCTGTGGATAATACATAACCATCATCTTCTGActtccataaaattttcaattaccAACTGCTATTTTCGTGATGCATTGGAGGAAAATCAATAATAGTTCGCATAAGAAAAATCAGATGATGATAATGTTCCAGTCATGAAGCAGAAATCCTAGCATGATATTCTTTTCCTTATTTGTTGTATTATATAGCTGAGCATCTCATCAGTACCGATACTAGATTGGTACCTCATGTAAAGAACAGTGACATACATAGACACGCGCCTGTGTATTATAAACAACCACCATCTTTTGATTTCCATTAAATTTTCAATGACTAACTGCTATGTTCAAAAGAGGTCAGAGGTCAATCATTGTTCGCATGAATAATCAGATGATAGTAATGTCCCAATCATGAAGCAGAAATCCTAGCATGATATTTTTCTTCCGTATTTGATGCATATCTCGTGAATTTTCTGTAAAACGGTAAAGGTATAACACATCCTTACAAACTAGACAAAGTGAACTGTATCCAAAAGCCAGAAAGGAAGCAAAACTGCATACTGTCAGCTTACAAAAGATCTAACATTTACATGCCTAGGAAGATCGATTCGAAAGGTCATTTCAAGTTCTTCCCAATTCATTCCCTCACTACTATGCAGCAACTTGGGGTAGATTTTGACTTAACCTTCAGCAAGCTGGCGAATATATTGAAATTACTAGCAATCAAGAGATATAGTGTAAATGGCTGCTATTATCTTGTCTGAAAGTTTCATGCTAATTTGATCTTAATTAACTAGCTTAAGTATGAAGTTGGAACACTTTTTTAACATTCTATACTAAAGTTGACCAGAACGCAGCTCACTCAGCAAGATATAAATTAAACACCATGCAGCGCAAGTCTGAGTCATGCTGGACTCAATCGTAGATAAATAAATCGAGATCAGGTCAGTAAGCAATAAAAACCACAAGGGAGTGCAAATTAAACTTGAAAATATGTTGTTTTCACCAGGCGCCAATGAGTAGTAATGATCATACTTCACCAGCAGGAGTAAATTTAAaccttttttttataattagaaACTAAATATTGAATCAACATTGTCAATGTATAATGTAATTAGAAATTGTTGAGAAAATGCATACCCGAAAGTAGTGAGCTGAGCTAGAAAGAAGGGGAACTCCTTCATGGGAACAAGGGCGAGCTTGTATAGCACGCGATTGGCAATAGCTAGTGCAACAGTAACCGTGGAGCAAGCCACAAGGACTAGCTTCCTGTTTCCATTAGAACCTGAGGAGGGCGGGAGGCGGGGAGATGCAGAACTCGCGGAAATTGGGTGCAAACGCACAAGTGCATGACTAGTCTTTCTATGGTAAATCTTGAGGTGCTTCGGAGAGGAGACGGAGAGCTTGAAAGTAAGTGCACCGCCAGTTGAATAGGCGGCGACGGCGGTGGTCACAGAATGAGCGCGAAGACGAGCGGGATGGTGAAATTGTGATGATATAGTAGCTGAAGCGCGAAGACGATCCATTAATCGGAAAACGTAAcggtgattaaaaaaaaaacacaaatacaacaaaatttttaattaaagtttTGTAAATAATCTAATTCAATAATCTTTTATCCCAAAGAAGGACTTGTAATTTGTTGGcaccaaactctttcaaaatcatCACACCTACCCACTATTTTGGCATGCTATGCACATTTCCGACAAGATTTGTACCCAAAGGGttcttttatttttgaaggaaCAGTAGTTTCATAAATCGTGAATTATATTGTTTTACTGACAACAAACGAAAATAAGTCAAACAATAATCCTCTTGAATCTACATACAACTTACATTTATTGCATTATTGTTCCTCTTGAATCTACATACAACTTACATCTATTGCATTATTGTTTGACCTCTTGAATCTACATACAACTTACATCTATTGCATTATTGTTtgacttataaaaaaaattaaacaaatgtTACGTCCTTTTTTTCCCTCTTGAATCTACATACAACTTACATCTATTGCATTATTGTTTGacttattttcgaaattaatgTATTCCTTTCAACAATCAAGTAAAATCTATATTAAAAAAAGATTGAAAtggaaaaatacaaataaatgaTATTTTCCAGCTTTGGCCAGATCATAAAGCCAATGCTCATTCATTACTTCGACCCTATCACTTGGATCCAACCAAATTTGACCAAATTGccaacataatataaatatacgTAATAGAGTATGAAATGAATTTTCTTATACCATATTTACGTAAGTAAACACCAATCGAACCATAAAGGTGTACGAAGTCGTAGAATGGCGGTATCATATCAGTCTCTCATACAAAAACATAGGCAAAAGCACAAATGGAATCAGCAATCTCAGAGATCAAACTCCGGTAGTTGAGGATTATCAGTGAACTTGATTGTGATCTGGTTTCCTTTGGAATAAAAGCGAACCTAACAAAACTGCAATTCCCGTAATAGCAATAGTAAACAGGAGGCGTTTCGTTGAAAACTCCTGCTGCTGCCTTCTTGGAGCACCACGACCTCTTTCAGGTGGCCTAGTGTTCCTTCAAAGCCATGTGATGACAAGATAAATAGATAGTAAATGACAGAGAAATGCAAGGAACATGATCGCCGGTTACATTGTGCGTCGAGTCAGGTGAAAGAGTAATTACTAGAAACACTAAGTCGTCCCACATACAACTCATtctagaaaattttaaagtatttcCATGTCTAGGAAGATCTAATATATCACCAGACACCAGATACAAGTGCACGAAGAAAATGAGAATTTCCTCCAAAATTGTCCCCACCCTCctttattttcaatatccaccATTTTCAGACACCTCCTTTTAATTGTAATGGAAAAGTTCCTTTTTAATCATGTTCATACAAAGATTCCATCCACACATTCCTTTGTAACCAAACCAAAGAAATAAGTCCGTATTTTCCAAAGTGAAACTCAAGATTCTAACAAACCTTAAGTAGAAGGTGATGGCATAAATTAATCGGTGATTTTACTTACCCGGAAGACTCCGCAGCGTTATCAACAATGCCACTGCATCTGCTTTCATGGCCATATCTTTCACGAAGTCTGATATATTTGTGGCATACATCACATAGTTCTGTCCGGTTGCCACATACTTCCTGGATCATACCATGAAAAACACATTATATCAAGCGAGATGGACCATTTCCAGAATCATCAAAAGCGACTAcccattttgtttttaaaaaaaagactaCCTGATGCTCCAATAAATCAATTGCAGGCAGTGGAAACTCGCAGTATTCACATGTTGCAATCCTTTTTGGGCAATTTTCTCCTCTGTGAACATCTAAACTATCACGATCCATTGTTTCACTGCACAGAGAACAAGCTACCTGCCAATTTATCAAGGTCAGCATAAACAGCCGTCAACTGACAAGAACAACAAATTCCCGATTATCTTACCATTTATCAATCCACAAAAGGAGAAATAATTTGAGTACCAAAAATCAGGGAAATGACTAAATAGATGTTGCAACGATGGTAGTGCTAGAAAGTGCAGAAGATTGCGATCTCAATCCAaccaaagaaaaaagaaaaataaaaaaacattttaaaagataGGCCAATTGCTAACATTTTTTAGTAAAAGTTTCAAGTCTGCCAAAGTAAGAGAATCTTTCAAGGTCTATTCATACTTACGTGATCAACACAATTACGCTTATTTATCCTAATGAAAACAatgaaaaaaaaggaaatgtgaGCTCCGAAAACAACTGACAGATGATAAATGGGTCTAGCAGCACTTAAGTTCCACCTTAATAGGAACTCATCAACACGAAAAATCTATCAATCAACCACAGAAAAATCCTGAGAAAGACCGACACAAAACATTCTTTAGCAGTCATTCTTGCTTCCTGCACAAAATCAAGTCATATCATTTCAGTAGGTAGAATATATTTGCATACCGGATCACGAGTGCTGAGAAAATGTTCCTCAAAGAAGAAGAATGGAATTATTCTCTAGGTCAAATGGTTCAGGACTTCATAGGGTGTAACTGAACATATCTACACTATGTGGTCCTATAGTCATACAAGATGCATGCTTCAAATGAACCCATTAATTCTGTGGCTGATGGGTGGGAACAGGCCGATCACTCCTATAACTCCTTAACTCCCCCACCAACCATTTAGCCCAAGGAGTTGTGTCAAGGAATCCATGAGACTTAGTTATTTTGTATCGGCAAATGCCTTGTACTCTAAAGGTTAGTTTTAGCTGAGCGAAAATTAAGTTTTTGTAGAATTTTGAACTGAAAGtaacatcaaatttaaagtAACACGCGAATGAAATAATTTGCTAGAGTAAACATATAAATGATATTAACCCCCTAAACTGTTATATCAATTATAGAATCAAGCTTCATGCAAAAATAAGGTAAGCTTTAGATAACGTTGGtgccaaaaggacatgtgagcTCTAAAAGTAATTGACAAAATAATAAATAGATCTACCAAAACTTATCCAGTTAGGGACTCATCCACACCAAAATCTACCATCAAATCACAGAACAACAGTAGCAATCAAGACATTCTTTAGCAGCCACAGATGGTTATTCTGCATAGTTGAGTCAATAGCTTTTTCACTAAGGCAAATAGAATTGCATACCGGTGCGTGAGTGCTGAGAAAATGTTCCTCTGATAATTTTTTTGGAATCATATCACCACATGCTTTACATTTTTCTAGATTTCTGGAGCAGTGTGCAAAATGTAAATCGATATTGGAGGAAGGGATAGCTCTGT from Primulina tabacum isolate GXHZ01 chromosome 14, ASM2559414v2, whole genome shotgun sequence includes:
- the LOC142525259 gene encoding uncharacterized protein LOC142525259 isoform X1 translates to MGRLEEIMAATSDDHATTVCGHCDRAIPSSNIDLHFAHCSRNLEKCKACGDMIPKKLSEEHFLSTHAPVACSLCSETMDRDSLDVHRGENCPKRIATCEYCEFPLPAIDLLEHQEVCGNRTELCDVCHKYIRLRERYGHESRCSGIVDNAAESSGNTRPPERGRGAPRRQQQEFSTKRLLFTIAITGIAVLLGSLLFQRKPDHNQVH
- the LOC142525259 gene encoding uncharacterized protein LOC142525259 isoform X2, giving the protein MGRLEEIMAATSDDHATTVCGHCDRAIPSSNIDLHFAHCSRNLEKCKACGDMIPKKLSEEHFLSTHAPVACSLCSETMDRDSLDVHRGENCPKRIATCEYCEFPLPAIDLLEHQEVCGNRTELCDVCHKYIRLRERYGHESRCSGIVDNAAESSGPPERGRGAPRRQQQEFSTKRLLFTIAITGIAVLLGSLLFQRKPDHNQVH